CTTTTACCATTTGATTGTTTTGCACTTCTTAGACCACTCACAAGTGAATATATTCATAAACCGAGCCCATTGAAAGTaaaacatggatatgtgaaacaggACAGATACAATCTTCAGATCATAGTTATCTTATTCTGATTGATTAATCTACTTCTAAGAAACAGTGCTACTAGTTCAAACACTAAAGGTGAACAAGTAACAAGAAATTGCCTCTGTCATGACGGCAACAGATGTGGGATCATGACCACGCCAAACATAGTCTCTCACTTTCATTCCCTCTGCAGCTGCACCCTTCCTGACGGCTTGTGTGGCTACAACAAGAGAAGCACCTAGAAGAAAGCAGGAACTAGTAAAGGAAGAGTGTGCTAAAGAAGATAAATCCAAAGAAGTGCCAGCAAAAACTCAGCAGACAAAACCATAATGCAATAAGCTATACCTTCAATTATGAATGAACCACCAATCACCGCAGCAGCATACTGAATATTTGCAGGGGCCTAAAAAAGATGAGTTCATAAATCAATAATGCACAATCACATTTACTAAGGAACAACTAGACAAACTGGAATAGGGAGAGGATGAAACAAGAGAGAAACAGAGTCTTTAAGATCTTGGAAAACAAGACCAGTTAAAAAATCAGTCAGATGAATACCTGTGCAGTCCACAAGTTCTGAAACCCATGAACAATCGTAGCACCAGAACCAAGACAAAAGATACCAACAGCAGATATTAAAGACCAAACAAATCTTTCTTTCGAGTAGCCATAACTGCAAAACGtcaaaattaattttgtttcAGATAAAAACATCAAAGAAATCATTTCAGTGCATCTATACAACCAAAGAAAAATTTTCAAGCAACTGAAATTTTGCAGTTAAAAATCAGCTATCGAAAGTCGGTGCAAACAATCATGGTTCAGGTTATGACAAAGAAGCCATTACATTTCAACCAAATATTGATATGATTGATAGTGACAAGATCATGATCATGGCCAACGTATTCACTTTTTCTTCTCCACCCTCAACCAGAATAGTAATCAATTTGCTGAATCTACTGTAAACTCAATGAGTCCTACAAAACTTCCAGATTACTTGAACTGAATCAATTGATGACTACATTCACATCAATTAAAGGGGGAGGGAAGAGGTGGATGgtttttttttcccaataagGTGAATGAATATTCCCCTACTCATTTTGTTAATTTAAGATTCTCTAAAAGAGGTTGAGTGTATTTTGATATAGAACAATTATCTGATACATGTCAAAAAGCAAACGTACATGCAACATGAGAAAGGCATGATTAATGATGAAAAAAGGTGGCTTATGGTGTAACAGACTTACGGGTGAAGAGCATCTGGAGCACGCTTTGAGCTACTCAGGCCATAAGCAAGAAGTGCCTACAATGCCAACAGAAATTAGTTTCTCTCCATTGATATATTAAACGTTAATAGAAAAAGTTAAATTCAAACAGAGAGGCAAAACAAAAGGAGAATATCCACTCTAGCATAAGGATGAACAATGAGATCACTGTCGAGAGTACCTGATTTGCAAAATCTGCAACTGAATGCACAACCTCAGCCAGCATAACATGGCTAGAAGTTGCGAACCAAACAacaaatttgagagaaaaaacgAGAAAGTTGCACCACAGTGCCGTTGTGACCGCTCGTTGGCTACAATAACATTGTTAAGcagatgaagaaaaggaaaacAAGAGCATCTGATGGTTAAAAGGAGGAGGTTAAATTGTGTACAGGGCTTTTAGCATAAACATGTATCAAAAGCACTGAccagaattaaaaaaaaaatagcagaaGGAAgaccaaaaaaggaaaaattagatAATTGATTAAATGAGCAAACAAGTTGATAGTCTATTAAACATATCCAACATTCAGATAAACTAATCATATATGTGAATGTGACCAATAAGAGGAAGATTTATGCCTTTCCATTATCAGTATGGCTTTTTAACCAAATTTATTTCAAGCCGCAACCAAGTTGATAGTCTATTAAACATATCCAACATTTGGATAAACTAATCAGAATGTGACCAATAAGAGGAATATTTCTGCCTTTCCATTATCAGTATGGCTTTTTAACCAGATTTATTTCAAGCCACAACCAAGTTGATAGTCTATTAAACATATCCAAATTGGATAAACTAATCATATATGTGAATGTGACCAATAAGAGGAAGATTTCTGCCTTTCCATTATCAGTATGGCTTTTAACCAGATTTATTTCAAGCGCATAGCACCAAACCCTTAAATTACTCAGAAACATGTTCTAATCAGTATCAAAGTGACCAGAGCATGCAAGGATAGCCAAATCCAACCAACCATTTATGACATTTAATATCAATTTGGAGAACACTAGAAAAATATATAACTTCAGATTGATGTTACCATCAATTCTTTAATTAAAAAgagaaaattattaaaaaaatgagaGTAAGAGGACAAGAAACAAATGAAGGCACTCTTTCAGAAGTGCCATTAGTCAAGCACCAAAGCAACACTAAAAACATAATCCAACTCCAAACCAACCCATAGGGTCCACATCTCAAAATTGTAGAACTTTTAAATAACATGTAAAGAGAAGGCTACGCATCAAGTACTGGTAACAAATGTACCACCTAAGTTAAAAGTACCCATATACAAGCATAAGTTGCATATGCACATGTACAACTCCTATCCATTATTTTAAGACATAGGAGCACCATCAAATTATCAACTCTTAAATATTTATCCACCCAGGCAAATGAAGTGTACATACAAGATAGCTTATCCAAACACAGCATTTAAGGGTGTAAATCAGCCAGGATGGGTCAGCCTTGACAGCCATGTTTGGATAGGCTATGTAGGTGCCCCGCAACTCCATTTTTATTGGAGTATGTTcgatatttcatatttatttttaatttcacttaccctatgtttgggagcatggaatgCAGACcatagatttggatttgtgtagatttggaCAAAAGGTAAGGtagtattaaattgtattaagtttctttcaaatccatacaaatccgAATACAAGCCCCAAAATCCATGCTTCCCAACACTACCTTAGAAACTCTAGCTCTCTCTCCCTGCGTTTAAATATTTCAAGCTCAcagagccaaaaaaaaaaaaggcatttcAACCTCAATATTCTATACATTTCAATAGCATGATCAGCAAACGAGATTTTGTTTGGTCAAATATAGGAAGGCTGTCTTCGTTTGCAAATTAGTTGGTTAGCTTCTTCACATTTTCCAAGCAAGTACCTCAGTATTGATTCTGTGTACTGTACTGTAGTTTTACAGCTGATATGTCCTTAATTATCCAAAATTTGGAGGAAAGAAAATAAGTGCCCTGCCTTCTTGTTTCCTATTAAATTAACCTTCTTGTTCCATAATTGTCACTCTTCAATGGTCCAGCCATGATACACATTCTGTTAAAACAGAGAGAAGACAGCAGAGTTGGACATAGGTTTTAGGTTTCAAGGTATGTTTTAGTGACACTATTTAAGGCGAAAATTTCCCACTCTAAACAAGTTCTCTATACAGCAATTTGCCTCCAAGATACGCCAGAGCCTAAAGTAGAATCTGAAATAACAATTCTGAAGATTCTCTTCAAAATTATCAATGAGATAGTGTGTGAATATGGCTATgtatttaaaacaaattaaagaATAACATATAAAGATAATTCTAAAGGCAGATTTACTTAAAACCTTAAGGGTCACAACCACACCAATTCTTACAAACGCAGGCACCGCTCCAGAAACTAGTTATAATTTGTACAAACTGCATAATATTAAATGTAATCTAGCattgtcaatcacacaagaaaaGTTAATTTCCACCACACGATCACAATCACGCACACTTGCATGTGGCTTCGTGCTAAGTACCAAGTGCTGCCACTAATGCAACCTAGAGCCCCAAAACTGACTGCCCATGCCACCCATGCAGGTGCACAAACATTCTAGTGCATAGCCTGGGAAAGTGTCTGGCTTTGCATTTTGTTTCTAAATCAAATAGTTATGAAACTCTATTTTATTCAGGCAAATTTCTTGCAAACTGTACATGTGGAAGAATTTAAGGGCCTCTCAGTTGTGGGAAACAATTTTCATTCTCCATTTCCAGTTTTCTAAAGAACTACCGAAATCAaccttattttccaattttcaaacatttccatataaaagttttaaaacaataaaaaatgtcTTCCAAGTTTCCTATACAAATGTTTTTTGGAATACTAGAAAAGAAGGTGGCATATTAGTAATTATATGAAAAAacgaaaatggaaaatgaaaattattttctactgCTGAACAGGCCCTAAGGCAGAATTTAGATCAAGAATTTTGTctaaggaaaggaaaagaaagggaagaaaacaagaaagagatgaattttcattgtattttctcaCTATGTTCAAATTGCTAAGATTGAACCTTTTTTTAAcacttttaaaaattgaaaaaaataaatgttaataatatgcaaaataaatttatattcattcattttctatatatttcattttctttttcactttccttgataaccaaataaaaaaaagTGGATTCCTTCATGTTTTTATTTTCCCCAATTTCAAGTTCCAAACGGACCTAAAAGTTCCAAAATTTTAGAGAAGTTTAAAATTTGGCTCACTTATTAGAAGACTTGTCTTTACACTTACATTACAATCAAACATTAAAAGACAAAAGAATCTCAACATATTCATCAAAGAATGGTTTCATATTTCATAGCCAAAACTTAAAACCTATTACTTCAACATTTGCACTTGCACTCTAAATAATATACATGAAAgttgaaatttcattttttttgggttgtttcaacacacacacatacacacacaaaatatatataaataagtaaTAATCAGTTAAGTAGAACTTTTTCACTTAGCCAGGTCTCAACTAATGACAATTCAAAAATTCACcgttctaatttttttttttatctccaaATTTCTCTGCAACCAGACATGGTATGAACATATGTATGCTGGAATATATATTCCTATACAGCACAAAAACACCAGTCAACAGTTCACCTGTGATCATCGACATCTACCCGCTTAATTGCCTTAGCTCTTGTGAAGAATTCTACGATTACAAATCaagacaataaaaaaaattttaaaataatatctacGATcagaaataggaaaaaaaaaatcatattaagCTTAACTAAAGCAAAGACAATAAAGTAAACTCACCGTGATGCAGCGAGTAGTGGTGATTAGAATTGAATGCAACTAAACCTAGAGAAACGATTCGTTCAGAGAAATCCACTGACAGAGAGCTCCGAATTGCGATTGGCGAAAAGGGGAGCCTCCGAGAACCGTGCCTAAACTGCGTACATGTATGGTAGCAAAGCCCCTGATGAGGCGAAAATCGGAGGGTCTCTGATGAGTGGCTGATGAGTAGCTGAAGGACGGGCTTGGAGCGGCGGATGCGGGAGAGAAGGCGAGACGTTGGCATGAAATTGAGGAAGAAGGGAGAGTTCCCTCCAGCATGCTACTGCATTTCCATGGGGGATGCTTTTCGGTGTTAAGAGGTTCGGGGTCTAGGGTTTGTTACGGAGATAGGAGTGGGGATGGAAGGATGGGAGGAAGACGGAGATACTGGAAAGCAGCAAATGCTGCTGGCTCAAGTGGTCGCCGCTTGGAGCAGCATACACTTTCACGCTGCCCACGGCTTCTCCTCTTGCTGCGCCCATGACTGCCGTTTGCACGTGACCTTGCACGTGTGGCTGCCTGTCGTCTCCTCCCTGGAACTATAGCTTGGAAAGTTGGAAATACAATTTCATTAAGATGGTGAATGGGAGCATtgagttttattatttgaatttatatttaggTTTAGTTGGAtttagaagatatatatatattatatttattttaaattcatataaattttaattcaaatctaaaatttaTGTTCAAACACTATACAAGAACATAAGATAATGTCATTtccttaaaatttgaaaaaaaaaaaaatttggagacttcttttatatttcaaaaatctcaCCAACATTCCTTAAGcattgattttttgaatttttatcctTTTCTGAACATGTTTGCTGTGTCGAATAAATTACGTTTTTTGCGTAATCTTAGGGAGGTGTATGTAATTTTTGAAATTGTAAAGGAAGCTTACACCTTTTTGTCAAGCATTAAAGGAGATTCATAGAATTTCTAAAACCTTAAAAAAGGTCATATTTTCACCAAACTTTATAGGAGTTTATGTCTTTATCCTTTTATTAAAGTTGACCTAAcagaattttctaaaaaaaaaacttaagaagttggaagaagaaacaTAAAGGGGTAAAAATATGAGGCTCAGAAACACCAATTGTGAAGACACAATAAGAGAAGGTCAGAAGTGGCAATAAGAAAAGCATATGTGGAATCAAGTTGGTCAGGTAAACTTGATCGATATATGTAATGCGGTGATATTGGTCCAACTTTAAAGAGGTACTATGTGCTTTTGATCCATTGGGCATCATTGTTTTATCCTATAAAAAGTGTCTCGAGATTTAAATATAAATCACCCTTAAAGTGCTAAGATGTCCTAATAAACATCTAATGTGTGATCGTGACAAAATCCTCTACCTTACCTCTAACACCCCCATTAGAGTGGCATGTGGGACCTACACCTCTACGTTCTACTCACACAATAGTATCTAGCGTCAAAAGTAATTTTTTGATTGGTAAATGATAAATACTCCGGACATACACAGAGAGGGGGGGAAACAAGTCCCCAACACAATTGCTAAGCAATACAATCAAAAGGCCAACTAAAAGGCCACCTACATCAAGAAAGGAGACCTAAGCTCCTACTCAAAGTAACACAAAAGCTACACAACAAACCTAGGCATTCCCAGGGGCACAGAGACCAATCCAAAAAGATACATTCAAGAACAAAATGGGAAAAGAATAGCTAAACCTCAAGGAGGCCGAGTGCCCTTATTCCTTTTCTTACTCGTCGTAAGTGTAGTCAAGGCTAGCACAATATGTCCCTGCACCTTCTTCCCAATTTCGGTTTGGCTACCCTCTCCATGATTCAGGTCACTCCTAGTGCAAACAAGAGGAGCTTTTACAGCAAATCCTTTATCAGAATCACTATCCATTGCAGGAGCTTTACCTGGCTGAATGCTCTGAACCATAGCTACCTTAGTGACTTCAGATTCACCAAACATCTCACCCTGTGCAGCACTCGTATTATTCTGAACAGCTCTCTCTGTAAGAATGACACTTGCTTGTTCTTCATTCATCTTGCTCTGAACATATTCATTAGCTGTACAATTCTCTTCAACATGGCCTAGACGAGAACAAATTTTTGCAGAAACTGGGCATCTACTCATAAATAACCTCCTTAGAAATTACTTGTTCATTAGGAAGCCTGATCTTGACGGAACCTTTAATCTCTTTGGCAACATCTATCTCAACCAAAGCTctatgttaatttaggtgtaatcccgagagggggatgaattgggtattttaaattttactttggtatttcaatccttaattgaatcCTAACCATACAAACACAAATTTGGATAcacacaatttcagtattatacaactcaATTGATTTAATccgtggatatctcaattaattcaatattacccaattattctcacatattttagatattcatatataccaaaatttaaaacatgcacaacagatataatatgaatataaatgcggaaatgtaaagagatagagagagagcgcagacaccgaatttttaatgaggttcgaccaaacccagcttacgtcctcgccttgggcaaaatccccaaggattgcactaatctTGTAGGGACCcgaatatggaaaataaataaagaaaagagaaggaaaattaaaaaggataaaacaacagagctcatcgacgaggctccatttctcgtcgacgaagtctctactGTGGCTCAACGACGAGACGCAGGGACCCGTCAACGAAAAGATGTCGAGGGATTTTTAGAGATactgaaatcttaggctcgtcgatgaggtcacttTCTCGGCCACGAGTGACCTTCTTTGGCTCGTCAATGAAAACTTTAACTCGTTGATGAGGCTGGCCCAGTCAaactagttataaatagaatattcatttCTTTCTTGCTAAGTTACCTccgttctctctctctttctagaactcgaaccagcactctctctctctctctctctctctctctctctaagattttcgTGTCGTCTGTTTCCGGAATTAATGATCTGAcatcactacgtggattaggaggagaatctctacagttatagcggatcagattttTTATCTGtggattttcgggtttttcccaaaaatcgaggtaaggatctgattttgtttttggttcggtagttATGTAGTAATCGAGATTATaatgaagtattgttcttcgatttttaggtttcgggAATCCTgagtcgttgttttggatcgattcgtttgtgttttggtttttgggattAAAGTAAAgagatttgtttacattagtatttttagaaaactaaatcgctagaaagttagcttatgtcTTTATGCATGTTTAGActacttatttgcaaaattttactGGGTATAAATGATGTTTCttacgattttatgattttacggtttttggcgAAAATGGGGTTTTGGCCaatgaactccaaactttccaaaactactttatttgttttaaaactaaagtaggaactATTTAATACCCATGTTTGTAGTCcaaatagtattattttttttttcgagttatgTACTGTTTATAGCGGTTTTTGACGAAATAagcgtgacatatgatatgaagtggAACATATTGAACTGTTGTACTTGTAAATGAACTGTGAGAACTGAAGTTCCATTCTGTTATCTGAAAATAtggaaaacaggtgtcggttaaTCACAGagctttatatgtaaaaagggttgaaccGAGAGCATTTGTGCCAGTTAACACCATtgtataaaagaaagaaagaatgtatGAAAGATTGCATAATTACGATTGTGAAattactggaattgcacaggttgttatgttttcattgtaaattatatatatgataaattgggACCACatcttgttactaaaggagttgaaagacactccagATTATTTGAGGCTTTAAATAGTTTGAGGCGTGGTTCCGTTTCTAACTGAGGTACAATGTGATCACACATGTGAgttagtgtgggtatcgagatagtcggcttgcaaGAGTGTATGGGGCCACTGGTGAAATATTAGACCAGGGGGGGGTAGTCGGACTATATATGTgatgcttgacagtgcctgcacgaacagggcccCGTTATTGAGATAGTCGGCTTGCAAGAGTGTATGGGGCCACTGGTGAAATATTGGACCAGGGGGGGCAGTCGAACTATATATGTgatgcttgacagtgcctgcacgaacagggcctTGTTAGAttttatcagtgcacaacccatgccacggggtaattaggcatatttgCGGAAGTTCCAAAGCTGGTCATTgtcttaaattttcatatacatgattttaaaaaaaaaaactgaaattgtcaaagtcacaggtttgagtaccatgtggagggatcgtacagtgtatgggcctgtaccttACCCTAatctcgggaactctcgcttgtaacgATGctgaattatatttatatatctgcTATAGTACAGTATTGTGAATGTGGTATTGTGAATCTGTTTTAAActgaaataaactcatgtagtcacgtgcTGATGTACTATCttccaccttattgagaagtgtctcaccccaatcttacaacctttaaTTCAATTCCTACGGGATGtcggtcctagtcttctagaaGGACATTGGCACATAGTCTTGTTAGTAGACGTAAGTTTTTGTATCAATACTAGGTTGTTAGCTTGGTTGAATGTAAGGGGGTATAATACAGcttatgttttaagtatgaatTTTGTGTATTGAAGAACAcagatagaactctagtatatatCTAATAGGATCTCGTAAGAATGTTTACGTTTTCCTCTATGCATGAATACAGATCTGTATGAGATACACCCGTTtttccctatttagggcgggttgtttatgtatgtttatcagatgCAGGTACAACatatgtgtagtagcactctaggtTCGTACAAAGGACTAGGcgctacagtttggtatcagagcctagcaatccggaagtgtgatgtgaattgcactGCCTGGTTATGGGTAtgctcagagcttaggttgctaggttctgtagattagacTATACTAGAGTTTAAGATGTGAATATGATTATCGAGTGAAGCTTTGTACACCTAGAGATAGGAAATCCATTggtagacttctgtgtttttctagatcatcGAAGGGCTcaaaaaatcatggcaatctattgaCGGCTTTTGTTTCCAAGTGAAAGtgcggaacttgagttagaatgagaatgtgaGTCATTAGAGTACATCAGTACTAGGCATGTTATTATGGGAAATGAGTTTATAATATTGCAGTATTAGTTGATTAAGCTTCTAATTGATTTCCTCAATTGCTTTTTCAAGATGGAATTCAAGGATATTATTGCTAACgttggaggcagtagtagtgaagGAGTTGGCCATGAGGCTGGCAGCAACTCCACGAGTGTTCTGCGGGACTTCGCTCAGTAGCTTATGGTTGAGGTTTTCCAAACGAATAAGGGTCAGGATCGTCCCCTTGCTGAGTTGGGATGCTCCATTAACTAGTTCACACAATTGAAACTTCCTATCTTCGTAGGGAGTGCAGATCTGATTCGAGCTGAGAATTAGATCAGAGAGATTGAGAAGATTCTAGATGTCCTGAACTACACTGAAAAGAAGAAGGTAGCTTTTTCGAAATTTAAGCTGACGGGTGAAACAGAGAGATGGTGGAAGTCAGTTAAGATGCTTGAAGAGCATCGACCTCTTCTTGTAGTTGTGACATGGGCCCAATTCAAGGACTTATTCTTTGAATTGTATTTTCCAGCCACGGTCAGAAATtccaagatggaggaattcatgagtctAGAGCAGGGGCAGCTGTCCGTTCAGTAGTATGTTGCCAAATTTCAAGAGCTATCTCGTGTTACTCCATTCATGATTCCGGACaaggcaatgaaggcctggaAATTTCAAAGGGACCTGAAGAAGGAGATCAGGAAGTAGACTGCGATATGGCAGATGTAGGACTTTATTACTCTTGTTGACAAAGCCACCGTAGTAGAGGAGAGTTTGCACGAGGACCTTGGGGTTCAGGTTCCAAAGAAGAGACTTGTGCCTTCCAGTTCTTATGGAGGGGCAAACTAGgactggaagaagaagaacagtagTGGTGTTTCTCAGAGTACCACGTCCACTTCTATTTGTTCTACGTGTGGGAAACCTCACGCGGGGCAGTGTTGGAGGGCTATGGAGGCTTGTTTATGATGTCGTAAGATGGGACATCAAGTGAGGGATTGTAATCTGCCAAGGTACGGTGGAGCACAGCAACCTTTCAGAGGTGGTACCCAGGTGCCACGAAGTGAACAGTAAGGGGGTACTGCCCAAGCTAGGGTGTACTCCTTGACTCCGGGTGATGCAGAAAACGCTGGAGATGTGGTAACAGgtaatatttacatgctttccaataaagctGTTATATTATTTAACTCAGGAGCaacgcattcctttatctcccaggaatttgttaaattgtgtggattagagaaGCAACAGTTGggttatgaactggtagtggctatGTCATCAGGGTCGGCAATTGTATGTAATAAAGTAGTCCGTGATTTTCCCGTAGTGATCCAGGGAAGGGTACTACCAGTTAGCCTTATAGTATTTGACATGTATGGCTTCGATATCATTTTATGGATGGACTCGTTGTCTTCCAATTATGTCAGTATCGACTGCCACGGGAAAGAAGTGAGG
This window of the Malania oleifera isolate guangnan ecotype guangnan chromosome 6, ASM2987363v1, whole genome shotgun sequence genome carries:
- the LOC131158149 gene encoding metal tolerance protein C4 isoform X1, encoding MPTSRLLSRIRRSKPVLQLLISHSSETLRFSPHQGLCYHTCTQFRHGSRRLPFSPIAIRSSLSVDFSERIVSLGLVAFNSNHHYSLHHEFFTRAKAIKRVDVDDHSQRAVTTALWCNFLVFSLKFVVWFATSSHVMLAEVVHSVADFANQALLAYGLSSSKRAPDALHPYGYSKERFVWSLISAVGIFCLGSGATIVHGFQNLWTAQAPANIQYAAAVIGGSFIIEGASLVVATQAVRKGAAAEGMKVRDYVWRGHDPTSVAVMTEDGAAVTGLAIAGLSLVAVNTTGNAIYDPIGSIVVGNLLGMVAIFLIQRNRHALIGRAIDDNDMERVLHFLQNDPVVDSVYDCKSEVIGPGFFRFKAEIDFNGVVLVQNYLKRSGREAWARQFREAAKEKGDAALLKIMSNYGEEVVTALGSEVDRLENEIQEIVPGIRHVDIEAHNPIGLSP
- the LOC131158149 gene encoding metal tolerance protein C4 isoform X2; protein product: MPTSRLLSRIRRSKPVLQLLISHSSETLRFSPHQGLCYHTCTQFRHGSRRLPFSPIAIRSSLSVDFSERIVSLGLVAFNSNHHYSLHHEFFTRAKAIKRVDVDDHSQRAVTTALWCNFLVFSLKFVVWFATSSHVMLAEVVHSVADFANQALLAYGLSSSKRAPDALHPYGYSKERFVWSLISAVGIFCLGSGATIVHGFQNLWTAQAPANIQYAAAVIGGSFIIEGASLVVATQAVRKGAAAEGMKVRDYVWRGHDPTSVAVMTEDGAAVTGLAIAGLSLVAVNTTGNAIYDPIGSIVVAIFLIQRNRHALIGRAIDDNDMERVLHFLQNDPVVDSVYDCKSEVIGPGFFRFKAEIDFNGVVLVQNYLKRSGREAWARQFREAAKEKGDAALLKIMSNYGEEVVTALGSEVDRLENEIQEIVPGIRHVDIEAHNPIGLSP